From Anopheles coluzzii chromosome 3, AcolN3, whole genome shotgun sequence, the proteins below share one genomic window:
- the LOC120959803 gene encoding zinc finger protein ush isoform X1: MNVLRIHQYHRPVSDGLEMHPKLYELLRSRSTKIRLGDDEEAGGDEQSQQQQQTQSTAEENGDSNSTIGSNSANSSSSSSSNSSGSNHSSRSNSRAEMNGGGTEGGGSAQDTKPPCHETEMGAGERGSASPHRTATDERCETPADETMPLREIKQEPNAEQEAARHDHRPASSSSSSHGAPHTPSPTPMPMLRLNVALAADPAANPDAKDLKNLSDAEAALEEKQSQQLHQQQHALNMAIGGPPPPPALQQLASSTPPALLTRKPKELALPVELPPRLPMFICGPCGIRFSSASTLEAHQTYYCSHRKDADEGGGGGGGAGAGGTGNSGANATVTGGPSSGGVKNAHPGGEGGEQPPAKALKTGKQYACSQCSYSADKKVSLNRHMRMHQSSPSPSPVGAIVNGDEAIVLANHHQQQQQHQQQQLQLIQAQAVAAAAAVLHQQQQQQQGQQPPQGPAPQVDRYCSDCDIRFSSTKTYRAHKQHYCSSRHREGNQSNNSTPKPASAPKSGSQSPPDVPKTPPVGSAAAAAASSQQPFLALPTNPIIVIPYSLIRGASVIPGLLSSLAPGVANPESACFILQNGSLQPIAMSLASQVQAVTAAIVPSGFEGLIGSPGGPATTRPGISSGNQQQTHQQPAQPPSRGPTPNISNSSDNNSVHSGSGGGGPASGTGEVLKAINKRENSANRDAPTGSTPLDLSVRRLSPGAIGSLSLRERSLSLSSAVSADPRLDFDSLMEGKENLSVSGDSLTPEQIVCAPSLPGSPPLTPSPKRRSNSPRGGGGGGGGVPPPVSNATTAAAVAAAAHAAAAVGQHGLGGPVGGLSLSPLTLQQQLMRPLLPADIALRLSAVGDPGVNLNLNILPNTHPLLTKQSVELALRLSSSAGVPVGDGGLAKPQISPLLNSISPTGSVGGGGPAAAVLAAAAQTPQIFVKQGDSKCKECNIVFCKYENYLAHKKHYCSARNQDGGGDGELPKVSPPISPQAMGGGGGGGGAGGGGVSSGGSPAIGVGAVAYQQLICAACGIKFTSLDNLSAHQMYYCPKRIDATLPVSATTTTVVTAQPHKERCSKCKSLHEPGQPCTVAGHGAYKCPICEVISPNSTEARRHMDTHGGVKAFRCTICRYKGNTLRGMRTHIRMHFDKKTSEFNEENFITCILEEDGIEIPPAGAQNAAAMAAAAAAAAAHALASQKSFAPPPPSEADGVARISPPTAGNGQSVRHHCEFCPYSSSYRVNVAKHIKHVHGRDGPSPGSSPLIGEGGESLLYNGTGPVAGDSGSVIARPPIAVTPGLTMANSQVIKTEPKDEAGHAPSPDAPDALDINVDIVLEEPPAIKSEVFDPHMPSLNSPLTSPVTPSPPAAAAAPAAAPSTTVKQKSHPTNAASSPGGRTEHGIKTPSPPVEVSAGGSPQLPPGPKYCDTCDITFNYTNTYIAHKKFYCKAAVAAAAAAAAAAAGTASASAGSGVGRRSASASPSRAASTSPAVTVAVNRATETSV, encoded by the exons GAGACGATGAGGAAGCCGGTGGTGATGAAcagtcccagcagcagcagcaaacacaaaGCACAGCGGAGGAAAACGGTGATAGCAACAGCACAATAGGAAGCAACAgtgcaaacagcagcagcagcagcagcagcaacagcagtggcAGTAATCACAGCAGCAGAAGTAACAGCCGGGCCGAAATGAACGGCGGTGGAACGGAAGGAGGCGGCAGTGCACAGGACACAAAACCGCCCTGCCACGAGACGGAAATGGGGGCGGGCGAGCGGGGCAGTGCATCACCGCACCGGACGGCGACGGACGAACGTTGTGAAACGCCGGCGGATGAAACGATGCCGCTGCGCGAAATCAAGCAGGAACCGAACGCAGAGCAGGAAGCGGCACGGCACGACCATCGGCCGGCATCGAGCAGTTCCTCCTCCCACGGGGCACCGCACACACCGTCCCCGACGCCGATGCCGATGCTGCGCCTGAACGTGGCCCTGGCCGCCGATCCGGCCGCCAACCCGGACGCGAAGGATCTCAAGAACCTCAGCGATGCCGAGGCGGCCCTCGAGGAGAAGCAATCTCAGcagctgcaccagcagcagcacgcacTCAACATGGCGATCGGAGGGCCTCCGCCACCGCCCGCCCTTCAGCAGCTGGCCAGCAGCACACCGCCCGCCCTGCTCACCCGCAAACCGAAGGAGCTGGCCCTGCCGGTCGAGCTACCCCCGCGGCTTCCCATGTTCATCTGCGGCCCGTGCGGCATTCGCTTCTCGTCCGCGTCGACGCTCGAGGCGCACCAGACGTACTACTGCTCGCACCGTAAAGATGCGGACgaggggggtggtggtggtggtggagcggGCGCTGGTGGCACGGGAAACAGTGGAGCGAACGCCACCGTCACTGGCGGCCCCTCGTCGGGCGGCGTAAAGAACGCACATCCGGGCGGCGAGGGCGGTGAGCAACCGCCGGCAAAGGCGCTCAAGACGGGCAAACAGTACGCCTGCTCGCAGTGCTCGTACAGTGCGGACAAGAAGGTGTCGCTGAACCGGCACATGCGCATGCACCAGTCGTCGCCCTCGCCGTCCCCGGTCGGTGCGATCGTGAACGGAGACGAAGCGATCGTGCTCGCCAAccaccatcaacagcagcagcagcaccagcagcagcagctacagctCATCCAGGCGCAAGCTGTTGCGGCTGCCGCCGCCGTGctacaccaacagcagcagcagcagcaaggccAGCAGCCACCACAAGGCCCCGCGCCACAGGTCGACCGCTACTGCTCGGACTGTGATATACGATTCTCCAGCACCAAGACATATCGGGCGCACAAGCAACACTACTGCAGCTCGCGCCATCGGGAAGG CAATCAGTCAAACAACTCCACACCCAAGCCGGCGTCGGCACCGAAGTCGGGCTCGCAAAGCCCGCCGGACGTGCCGAAAACGCCACCGGTCGGGTCGGCGGCCGCAGCGGCCGCCAGCAGTCAGCAACCGTTCCTGGCGTTGCCCACCAACCCGATCATCGTGATACCGTACTCGCTGATTCGGGGCGCGAGCGTTATTCCGGGACTGCT CTCATCGCTCGCACCCGGTGTGGCCAATCCCGAGTCGGCTTGTTTCATCCTACAGAACGGCAGCCTGCAGCCAATTGCGATGTCGCTCGCGTCCCAGGTGCAAGCCGTTACGGCCGCAATCGTGCCGAGCGGGTTCGAAGGGCTGATCGGATCGCCCGGTGGTCCAGCAACAACGCGGCCAGGAATAAGCAGCGGCAACCAACAGCAAACGCACCAACAGCCCGCCCAGCCACCTTCCCGCGGACCCACACCGAACATATCGAACAGTAGCGACAACAATAGCGTACACAGCGGCTCCGGTGGTGGAGGGCCAGCTTCCGGCACCGGGGAAGTACTGAAAGCGATCAACAAGCGAGAAAACTCCGCCAACAG AGATGCTCCGACCGGTTCCACGCCGTTGGATCTTTCCGTGCGTCGCCTCTCGCCCGGTGCCATCGGTAGCTTAAGTTTGCGCGAGCGATCGCTCTCGCTGTCGTCCGCCGTTTCCGCCGACCCGCGGCTCGACTTTGACAGTCTGATGGAGGGCAAGGAGAATCTGTCCGTCAGCGGCGACTCGCTCACACCGGAACAGATCGTCTGTGCGCCGTCCCTTCCGGGCAGTCCGCCGCTAACTCCTTCCCCGAAGCGTCGCTCTAACAGTCCccgaggaggtggtggtggcggtggtggtgtcccTCCTCCCGTCTCTAACGCCACTACAGCGGCGGCTGTAGCGGCTGCTGCTCATGCGGCTGCCGCTGTCGGTCAACACGGACTCGGCGGCCCAGTCGGAGGCTTATCCCTCTCCCCGCTAACGCTCCAGCAGCAGTTGATGCGACCGCTGCTCCCGGCGGACATTGCCCTGCGCCTCTCGGCCGTCGGTGATCCGGGCGTCAATCTGAACCTCAACATCCTGCCCAACACTCACCCGCTGCTGACGAAGCAAAGCGTCGAGCTGGCCCTGCGGCTCTCCTCGTCCGCCGGTGTCCCTGTCGGCGACGGGGGACTAGCGAAGCCACAGATTTCTCCCCTGCTGAACAGCATCTCGCCGACCGGGTCGGTGGGCGGCGGAGGGCCGGCCGCTGCCGTACTGGCGGCTGCCGCCCAAACGCCGCAAATCTTCGTCAAGCAGGGCGACTCCAAGTGCAAGGAGTGTAACATCGTGTTCTGCAAGTACGAGAACTATCTCGCCCACAAGAAGCACTACTGCTCCGCCCGCAACCAGGACGGCGGTGGCGATGGGGAGCTGCCCAAGGTTAGCCCACCGATATCACCGCAAgcgatgggtggtggtggtggtggtggtggtgctggaggCGGTGGAGTATCGTCGGGGGGCAGTCCGGCCATTGGTGTAGGAGCGGTTGCGTACCAGCAGCTGATCTGTGCGGCGTGCGGCATCAAGTTTACGTCGTTGGATAATCTCAGCGCGCATCAGATGTACTACTGTCCGAAGCGTATCGATGCCACGCTGCCAGTG AGCGCCACAACAACGACGGTGGTGACAGCGCAACCGCACAAGGAACGCTGCTCGAAGTGCAAAAGCTTGCACGAGCCGGGCCAACCGTGCACGGTGGCCGGGCACGGCGCCTACAAGTGTCCGATCTGTGAGGTCATCAGCCCGAACTCGACCGAGGCACGGCGCCACATGGATACGCACGGTGGGGTGAAAGCGTTTCGCTGCACGATCTGCCGGTACAAGGGCAACACGTTACG TGGCATGCGCACCCACATCCGGATGCACTTTGACAAGAAGACGAGCGAATTCAATGAGGAAAACTTTATCACCTGCATACTGGAGGAGGACGGTATTGAGATACCGCCGGCCGGCGCACAGAATGCAGCCGCCATGGCCGCAGCCgctgcagccgccgccgcccatGCACTCGCCTCGCAGAAGAGTTTTGCGCCACCGCCACCCTCGGAAGCGGACGGCGTGGCACGCATCTCACCACCAACGGCCGGCAATGGGCAATCGGTGCGGCACCACTGTGAGTTTTGCCCGTACAGCTCAAGCTATCGCGTGAATGTG GCCAAACATATCAAGCACGTGCACGGCCGGGACGGGCCTTCGCCCGGTAGTTCGCCCCTGATCGGCGAGGGAGGTGAATCGCTGCTGTACAACGGTACCGGACCGGTGGCAGGAGACTCGGGCAGCGTCATCGCACGGCCCCCAATCGCCGTCACACCCGGGCTAACCATGGCCAATAG TCAAGTGATCAAAACGGAACCAAAGGACGAAGCGGGCCATGCGCCCAGCCCGGACGCACCGGACGCGCTCGACATCAACGTGGACATCGTGCTGGAGGAGCCGCCGGCGATCAAGAGCGAAGTGTTCGATCCGCACATGCCGTCGCTCAACTCACCGCTCACTTCGCCGGTCACTCCctctcctcctgctgctgctgcggctccGGCAGCAGCGCCATCGACCACCGTGAAACAGAAATCTCACCCCACCAACGCCGCCAGCTCACCGGGGGGCCGGACGGAGCACGGCATTAAAACGCCGTCACCGCCGGTGGAAGTGTCGGCCGGTGGTTCGCCCCAGCTGCCGCCCGGGCCCAAGTACTGCGACACGTGTGATATTACCTTCAACTACACCAACACGTACATTGCGCACAAAAAGTTCTACTGCAAGgcggcagtggcagcagcggcggcggcagcggcagcagcggcagggACAGCAAGTGCATCCGCCGGGTCCGGCGTTGGTCGGCGCAGTGCATCCGCTTCACCGAGCCGGGCAGCATCGACCAGCCCGGCCGTCACCGTGGCCGTGAATCGGGCGACGGAAACGTCCGTTTAA
- the LOC120959803 gene encoding zinc finger protein ush isoform X4, with protein MNGGGTEGGGSAQDTKPPCHETEMGAGERGSASPHRTATDERCETPADETMPLREIKQEPNAEQEAARHDHRPASSSSSSHGAPHTPSPTPMPMLRLNVALAADPAANPDAKDLKNLSDAEAALEEKQSQQLHQQQHALNMAIGGPPPPPALQQLASSTPPALLTRKPKELALPVELPPRLPMFICGPCGIRFSSASTLEAHQTYYCSHRKDADEGGGGGGGAGAGGTGNSGANATVTGGPSSGGVKNAHPGGEGGEQPPAKALKTGKQYACSQCSYSADKKVSLNRHMRMHQSSPSPSPVGAIVNGDEAIVLANHHQQQQQHQQQQLQLIQAQAVAAAAAVLHQQQQQQQGQQPPQGPAPQVDRYCSDCDIRFSSTKTYRAHKQHYCSSRHREGNQSNNSTPKPASAPKSGSQSPPDVPKTPPVGSAAAAAASSQQPFLALPTNPIIVIPYSLIRGASVIPGLLSSLAPGVANPESACFILQNGSLQPIAMSLASQVQAVTAAIVPSGFEGLIGSPGGPATTRPGISSGNQQQTHQQPAQPPSRGPTPNISNSSDNNSVHSGSGGGGPASGTGEVLKAINKRENSANRDAPTGSTPLDLSVRRLSPGAIGSLSLRERSLSLSSAVSADPRLDFDSLMEGKENLSVSGDSLTPEQIVCAPSLPGSPPLTPSPKRRSNSPRGGGGGGGGVPPPVSNATTAAAVAAAAHAAAAVGQHGLGGPVGGLSLSPLTLQQQLMRPLLPADIALRLSAVGDPGVNLNLNILPNTHPLLTKQSVELALRLSSSAGVPVGDGGLAKPQISPLLNSISPTGSVGGGGPAAAVLAAAAQTPQIFVKQGDSKCKECNIVFCKYENYLAHKKHYCSARNQDGGGDGELPKVSPPISPQAMGGGGGGGGAGGGGVSSGGSPAIGVGAVAYQQLICAACGIKFTSLDNLSAHQMYYCPKRIDATLPVSATTTTVVTAQPHKERCSKCKSLHEPGQPCTVAGHGAYKCPICEVISPNSTEARRHMDTHGGVKAFRCTICRYKGNTLRGMRTHIRMHFDKKTSEFNEENFITCILEEDGIEIPPAGAQNAAAMAAAAAAAAAHALASQKSFAPPPPSEADGVARISPPTAGNGQSVRHHCEFCPYSSSYRVNVAKHIKHVHGRDGPSPGSSPLIGEGGESLLYNGTGPVAGDSGSVIARPPIAVTPGLTMANSQVIKTEPKDEAGHAPSPDAPDALDINVDIVLEEPPAIKSEVFDPHMPSLNSPLTSPVTPSPPAAAAAPAAAPSTTVKQKSHPTNAASSPGGRTEHGIKTPSPPVEVSAGGSPQLPPGPKYCDTCDITFNYTNTYIAHKKFYCKAAVAAAAAAAAAAAGTASASAGSGVGRRSASASPSRAASTSPAVTVAVNRATETSV; from the exons ATGAACGGCGGTGGAACGGAAGGAGGCGGCAGTGCACAGGACACAAAACCGCCCTGCCACGAGACGGAAATGGGGGCGGGCGAGCGGGGCAGTGCATCACCGCACCGGACGGCGACGGACGAACGTTGTGAAACGCCGGCGGATGAAACGATGCCGCTGCGCGAAATCAAGCAGGAACCGAACGCAGAGCAGGAAGCGGCACGGCACGACCATCGGCCGGCATCGAGCAGTTCCTCCTCCCACGGGGCACCGCACACACCGTCCCCGACGCCGATGCCGATGCTGCGCCTGAACGTGGCCCTGGCCGCCGATCCGGCCGCCAACCCGGACGCGAAGGATCTCAAGAACCTCAGCGATGCCGAGGCGGCCCTCGAGGAGAAGCAATCTCAGcagctgcaccagcagcagcacgcacTCAACATGGCGATCGGAGGGCCTCCGCCACCGCCCGCCCTTCAGCAGCTGGCCAGCAGCACACCGCCCGCCCTGCTCACCCGCAAACCGAAGGAGCTGGCCCTGCCGGTCGAGCTACCCCCGCGGCTTCCCATGTTCATCTGCGGCCCGTGCGGCATTCGCTTCTCGTCCGCGTCGACGCTCGAGGCGCACCAGACGTACTACTGCTCGCACCGTAAAGATGCGGACgaggggggtggtggtggtggtggagcggGCGCTGGTGGCACGGGAAACAGTGGAGCGAACGCCACCGTCACTGGCGGCCCCTCGTCGGGCGGCGTAAAGAACGCACATCCGGGCGGCGAGGGCGGTGAGCAACCGCCGGCAAAGGCGCTCAAGACGGGCAAACAGTACGCCTGCTCGCAGTGCTCGTACAGTGCGGACAAGAAGGTGTCGCTGAACCGGCACATGCGCATGCACCAGTCGTCGCCCTCGCCGTCCCCGGTCGGTGCGATCGTGAACGGAGACGAAGCGATCGTGCTCGCCAAccaccatcaacagcagcagcagcaccagcagcagcagctacagctCATCCAGGCGCAAGCTGTTGCGGCTGCCGCCGCCGTGctacaccaacagcagcagcagcagcaaggccAGCAGCCACCACAAGGCCCCGCGCCACAGGTCGACCGCTACTGCTCGGACTGTGATATACGATTCTCCAGCACCAAGACATATCGGGCGCACAAGCAACACTACTGCAGCTCGCGCCATCGGGAAGG CAATCAGTCAAACAACTCCACACCCAAGCCGGCGTCGGCACCGAAGTCGGGCTCGCAAAGCCCGCCGGACGTGCCGAAAACGCCACCGGTCGGGTCGGCGGCCGCAGCGGCCGCCAGCAGTCAGCAACCGTTCCTGGCGTTGCCCACCAACCCGATCATCGTGATACCGTACTCGCTGATTCGGGGCGCGAGCGTTATTCCGGGACTGCT CTCATCGCTCGCACCCGGTGTGGCCAATCCCGAGTCGGCTTGTTTCATCCTACAGAACGGCAGCCTGCAGCCAATTGCGATGTCGCTCGCGTCCCAGGTGCAAGCCGTTACGGCCGCAATCGTGCCGAGCGGGTTCGAAGGGCTGATCGGATCGCCCGGTGGTCCAGCAACAACGCGGCCAGGAATAAGCAGCGGCAACCAACAGCAAACGCACCAACAGCCCGCCCAGCCACCTTCCCGCGGACCCACACCGAACATATCGAACAGTAGCGACAACAATAGCGTACACAGCGGCTCCGGTGGTGGAGGGCCAGCTTCCGGCACCGGGGAAGTACTGAAAGCGATCAACAAGCGAGAAAACTCCGCCAACAG AGATGCTCCGACCGGTTCCACGCCGTTGGATCTTTCCGTGCGTCGCCTCTCGCCCGGTGCCATCGGTAGCTTAAGTTTGCGCGAGCGATCGCTCTCGCTGTCGTCCGCCGTTTCCGCCGACCCGCGGCTCGACTTTGACAGTCTGATGGAGGGCAAGGAGAATCTGTCCGTCAGCGGCGACTCGCTCACACCGGAACAGATCGTCTGTGCGCCGTCCCTTCCGGGCAGTCCGCCGCTAACTCCTTCCCCGAAGCGTCGCTCTAACAGTCCccgaggaggtggtggtggcggtggtggtgtcccTCCTCCCGTCTCTAACGCCACTACAGCGGCGGCTGTAGCGGCTGCTGCTCATGCGGCTGCCGCTGTCGGTCAACACGGACTCGGCGGCCCAGTCGGAGGCTTATCCCTCTCCCCGCTAACGCTCCAGCAGCAGTTGATGCGACCGCTGCTCCCGGCGGACATTGCCCTGCGCCTCTCGGCCGTCGGTGATCCGGGCGTCAATCTGAACCTCAACATCCTGCCCAACACTCACCCGCTGCTGACGAAGCAAAGCGTCGAGCTGGCCCTGCGGCTCTCCTCGTCCGCCGGTGTCCCTGTCGGCGACGGGGGACTAGCGAAGCCACAGATTTCTCCCCTGCTGAACAGCATCTCGCCGACCGGGTCGGTGGGCGGCGGAGGGCCGGCCGCTGCCGTACTGGCGGCTGCCGCCCAAACGCCGCAAATCTTCGTCAAGCAGGGCGACTCCAAGTGCAAGGAGTGTAACATCGTGTTCTGCAAGTACGAGAACTATCTCGCCCACAAGAAGCACTACTGCTCCGCCCGCAACCAGGACGGCGGTGGCGATGGGGAGCTGCCCAAGGTTAGCCCACCGATATCACCGCAAgcgatgggtggtggtggtggtggtggtggtgctggaggCGGTGGAGTATCGTCGGGGGGCAGTCCGGCCATTGGTGTAGGAGCGGTTGCGTACCAGCAGCTGATCTGTGCGGCGTGCGGCATCAAGTTTACGTCGTTGGATAATCTCAGCGCGCATCAGATGTACTACTGTCCGAAGCGTATCGATGCCACGCTGCCAGTG AGCGCCACAACAACGACGGTGGTGACAGCGCAACCGCACAAGGAACGCTGCTCGAAGTGCAAAAGCTTGCACGAGCCGGGCCAACCGTGCACGGTGGCCGGGCACGGCGCCTACAAGTGTCCGATCTGTGAGGTCATCAGCCCGAACTCGACCGAGGCACGGCGCCACATGGATACGCACGGTGGGGTGAAAGCGTTTCGCTGCACGATCTGCCGGTACAAGGGCAACACGTTACG TGGCATGCGCACCCACATCCGGATGCACTTTGACAAGAAGACGAGCGAATTCAATGAGGAAAACTTTATCACCTGCATACTGGAGGAGGACGGTATTGAGATACCGCCGGCCGGCGCACAGAATGCAGCCGCCATGGCCGCAGCCgctgcagccgccgccgcccatGCACTCGCCTCGCAGAAGAGTTTTGCGCCACCGCCACCCTCGGAAGCGGACGGCGTGGCACGCATCTCACCACCAACGGCCGGCAATGGGCAATCGGTGCGGCACCACTGTGAGTTTTGCCCGTACAGCTCAAGCTATCGCGTGAATGTG GCCAAACATATCAAGCACGTGCACGGCCGGGACGGGCCTTCGCCCGGTAGTTCGCCCCTGATCGGCGAGGGAGGTGAATCGCTGCTGTACAACGGTACCGGACCGGTGGCAGGAGACTCGGGCAGCGTCATCGCACGGCCCCCAATCGCCGTCACACCCGGGCTAACCATGGCCAATAG TCAAGTGATCAAAACGGAACCAAAGGACGAAGCGGGCCATGCGCCCAGCCCGGACGCACCGGACGCGCTCGACATCAACGTGGACATCGTGCTGGAGGAGCCGCCGGCGATCAAGAGCGAAGTGTTCGATCCGCACATGCCGTCGCTCAACTCACCGCTCACTTCGCCGGTCACTCCctctcctcctgctgctgctgcggctccGGCAGCAGCGCCATCGACCACCGTGAAACAGAAATCTCACCCCACCAACGCCGCCAGCTCACCGGGGGGCCGGACGGAGCACGGCATTAAAACGCCGTCACCGCCGGTGGAAGTGTCGGCCGGTGGTTCGCCCCAGCTGCCGCCCGGGCCCAAGTACTGCGACACGTGTGATATTACCTTCAACTACACCAACACGTACATTGCGCACAAAAAGTTCTACTGCAAGgcggcagtggcagcagcggcggcggcagcggcagcagcggcagggACAGCAAGTGCATCCGCCGGGTCCGGCGTTGGTCGGCGCAGTGCATCCGCTTCACCGAGCCGGGCAGCATCGACCAGCCCGGCCGTCACCGTGGCCGTGAATCGGGCGACGGAAACGTCCGTTTAA